In one window of Pseudobdellovibrionaceae bacterium DNA:
- a CDS encoding cation:proton antiporter, with translation MKKWMLLILLVPVVAYASGGSATFEQNTLFLVVTLTLAKWIGFMCKKVGIPELVGELGAGLVLGNLGLFGWHVEFTHNFLSSEFIKYAADLGVVLLLFLVGLESNLTQLLKVGKNAFVVAAVGVILPVIGGYFYSSAVGLGVGVAAWFVGATLAATSVGITAKVLGDRKLLMAPSSQVILGAAVIDDIMGILLLTVLAGVAMGGEVSFIDLGVILLKAGGFFVGSYFAGRLLFPRMIRLTGKNDSKSFWVAFSLILALVFAQVAAMAGMAPIIGAFFAGLLLEDVHFEVGHKLQKDTIEHLLSPIAEILLPIFFVAIGAQVDLSVLGDMHVLMVVLGLLVIAVISKTATGALVKGPQFDRWGIGLGMVPRGEVGLIFASYALQHKVFTASAYSVLVLVVLFSTILGPMLLKYRLDYFEKSLA, from the coding sequence ATGAAAAAATGGATGCTCTTAATATTATTGGTGCCGGTGGTGGCCTACGCCTCGGGCGGATCTGCGACCTTTGAACAAAACACACTATTTCTTGTGGTGACTCTCACGCTGGCAAAGTGGATTGGGTTTATGTGCAAGAAGGTGGGGATACCTGAGTTAGTGGGCGAGCTGGGAGCCGGGTTAGTTTTGGGTAACCTTGGTCTTTTCGGGTGGCATGTGGAGTTCACCCATAATTTCTTATCCAGTGAATTTATTAAATATGCCGCTGACCTTGGCGTGGTGCTTTTATTGTTCTTGGTCGGCCTTGAGTCCAATCTCACCCAACTTTTAAAGGTGGGCAAGAATGCGTTTGTGGTGGCCGCCGTTGGTGTGATTTTGCCGGTGATCGGCGGGTATTTTTACTCGTCCGCAGTAGGGTTAGGCGTCGGTGTGGCGGCATGGTTTGTTGGAGCCACGTTGGCAGCCACTTCGGTGGGTATCACAGCCAAGGTGTTGGGTGATCGAAAACTGTTAATGGCCCCATCGTCGCAGGTCATTTTGGGTGCGGCTGTTATCGACGACATCATGGGCATTCTGCTTTTGACGGTGTTGGCCGGTGTGGCCATGGGTGGTGAAGTTTCATTTATTGATTTGGGAGTGATCTTGCTAAAGGCGGGTGGCTTTTTTGTGGGAAGCTACTTTGCAGGTCGTTTGTTGTTTCCAAGGATGATTCGCCTGACTGGAAAAAATGATAGCAAAAGTTTTTGGGTGGCCTTTTCTTTAATTTTAGCCTTGGTGTTTGCCCAGGTGGCTGCAATGGCGGGCATGGCGCCCATTATTGGTGCTTTCTTTGCGGGGCTTTTACTTGAAGATGTGCATTTTGAAGTGGGTCATAAATTGCAAAAAGACACCATTGAACACTTGCTCTCGCCCATTGCTGAAATTCTTTTGCCCATATTTTTTGTGGCCATTGGTGCACAAGTGGACCTTTCCGTATTAGGCGATATGCACGTGCTAATGGTTGTTCTCGGACTGCTAGTTATTGCCGTGATATCAAAGACCGCCACCGGAGCATTAGTGAAGGGGCCTCAGTTTGATCGGTGGGGCATTGGCTTGGGCATGGTGCCAAGGGGTGAGGTGGGTCTTATTTTCGCATCCTATGCTTTACAGCATAAGGTATTTACGGCTTCCGCTTATTCGGTTTTAGTGTTGGTGGTGCTGTTCTCCACTATTCTTGGCCCGATGTTGTTAAAGTACCGCCTGGATTATTTTGAAAAATCTCTGGCTTAA
- a CDS encoding S8 family serine peptidase — translation MTTYRKKLLLVSSLIAVAVIGIAFQQQHETHVDKAPAAVTELASRSTELGTALVKPLKSDSEMDIKLTDPAMTKKWGLELTDSYKAWSGDVKATGSRDIVVAVIDTGIDIHHVDLQKNLWVNKGEVGMDAEGRDKATNGVDDDNNGFIDDVHGVNFVGQTTDLSDNHGHGTHIAGIIGAEGGNGVGISGVAPRVSLMILKYYDPHAYGGNNLNNTVRAIDYATRMGAHIINYSGGGLQPSESEKQAIARAQKKGVLFVAAAGNEKSNSDVNGYYPADYELDNIISVTAIDRGKNVLPSSNYGEQTVDIAAPGNDIFSTLPSGQYGQMTGTSQATAFVSGVAALIKAKYPDFEAKKVIRHILENGTEDEKLVGKTRYRKRLNTYRALANLDQDVTVNGTVAKNTQNLSPTAFAATADPVLEPNEDLTGSGLLAITTGREINAFLRATQKVIVAEEANKRAQKTRELQSESEAPPQE, via the coding sequence ATGACAACCTATAGAAAAAAGCTTTTATTAGTGAGTTCACTGATTGCTGTGGCAGTTATTGGTATTGCATTTCAACAACAACACGAAACCCACGTTGATAAGGCTCCGGCTGCGGTTACAGAGCTGGCCAGTCGATCTACAGAACTGGGTACGGCCTTAGTTAAACCTCTTAAGTCCGATTCAGAAATGGATATTAAACTCACCGACCCTGCCATGACAAAAAAATGGGGGCTTGAACTCACCGATTCATACAAAGCATGGAGCGGCGATGTGAAAGCCACTGGCAGTCGCGATATCGTGGTGGCCGTCATTGATACAGGTATTGATATTCATCATGTGGACTTGCAAAAAAACCTCTGGGTGAACAAAGGCGAAGTGGGAATGGACGCTGAGGGTAGAGATAAGGCGACCAATGGCGTCGATGACGATAATAACGGATTTATTGATGACGTCCACGGGGTGAATTTTGTGGGGCAAACCACAGATCTCTCAGACAACCACGGACACGGCACTCACATTGCCGGCATTATCGGCGCTGAAGGCGGCAATGGTGTGGGTATTAGTGGCGTGGCTCCTCGCGTGAGTTTAATGATTCTTAAGTATTACGACCCCCATGCCTATGGCGGCAACAATCTCAACAACACGGTACGCGCCATTGACTATGCCACGCGCATGGGTGCCCATATTATTAATTATTCGGGCGGAGGCCTACAGCCCAGCGAGAGTGAAAAACAAGCCATTGCCCGTGCCCAGAAAAAGGGCGTGCTGTTTGTGGCCGCAGCGGGAAATGAAAAGTCTAATTCTGATGTGAATGGCTACTACCCGGCAGACTACGAGCTGGACAATATCATTTCTGTAACAGCTATCGACCGTGGAAAAAACGTATTACCTAGCAGCAATTACGGAGAGCAAACCGTAGATATCGCAGCACCTGGTAACGATATTTTCTCCACTCTCCCCAGTGGTCAATACGGCCAAATGACCGGCACTTCGCAGGCCACGGCGTTTGTCTCTGGCGTGGCTGCACTCATTAAAGCCAAATACCCTGACTTCGAGGCCAAAAAGGTTATTCGCCACATTCTTGAAAATGGAACTGAAGATGAAAAATTAGTGGGAAAAACCCGTTACCGAAAACGTCTTAATACTTACCGGGCCCTGGCTAACCTTGACCAAGATGTCACCGTCAATGGAACGGTGGCGAAAAACACTCAAAACCTTTCTCCTACGGCATTTGCCGCCACCGCCGATCCTGTCCTAGAACCCAATGAAGATCTCACGGGAAGCGGCCTCCTGGCCATTACCACCGGACGAGAGATCAATGCGTTTTTGAGAGCCACTCAAAAAGTGATTGTTGCGGAAGAGGCCAACAAACGAGCCCAAAAAACTCGCGAGCTGCAAAGCGAGTCCGAGGCACCACCTCAGGAATAA
- the htpX gene encoding protease HtpX: MWAKSKTVFLFLVVNILVVTTISITWSFISAALGLQNDYYTYILGFSLILGMGGAFFSLFASKFMAKTMMGVQVVDPHVSDVRLQGLVQSVHNLAKGAGLPKMPEVGVYDSPEVNAFATGPSKSNSLVAVSTGLLHKMDRDELEGVLAHEVAHIANGDMVTMTLIQGVINAVVMFAARALANVVAGQMDRDAGPWVHFGLVFLFQIAFGILGAVVVNYFSRHREYRADRGGAQLAGTDKMVSALRSLMDTQTLIEPDQQAIASLKISGRSRSALAFLFSTHPPLEERIARLQQYR, from the coding sequence ATGTGGGCTAAATCGAAAACTGTGTTCTTGTTTCTGGTTGTGAATATTTTGGTGGTCACGACCATCAGTATCACTTGGAGCTTTATTAGCGCTGCACTCGGCCTGCAAAATGACTACTACACTTACATTTTAGGGTTTTCATTAATTCTAGGCATGGGTGGTGCCTTCTTCTCACTTTTTGCCTCTAAGTTTATGGCAAAAACTATGATGGGCGTGCAAGTGGTCGACCCGCACGTAAGCGATGTGCGCTTACAAGGGTTGGTCCAGAGCGTTCACAACTTGGCAAAGGGAGCTGGCCTTCCTAAAATGCCAGAGGTGGGCGTGTATGATAGCCCTGAGGTGAACGCTTTTGCCACGGGCCCATCCAAATCCAACTCTTTGGTAGCTGTTTCCACAGGATTATTGCACAAAATGGATCGAGATGAGCTTGAAGGTGTATTGGCGCACGAAGTGGCCCATATTGCCAATGGCGACATGGTGACGATGACACTGATTCAAGGAGTCATTAACGCCGTTGTGATGTTTGCAGCTCGTGCTTTAGCTAATGTGGTCGCTGGGCAAATGGATCGCGATGCCGGCCCCTGGGTTCACTTTGGCCTTGTGTTTTTATTCCAAATCGCTTTTGGAATTTTAGGTGCCGTGGTGGTGAACTACTTCTCAAGACACCGCGAATACCGAGCCGACCGCGGGGGCGCACAGCTTGCCGGTACAGACAAAATGGTTTCAGCTCTGCGCTCGTTGATGGATACACAAACTCTCATCGAGCCTGATCAACAGGCCATTGCCAGTTTAAAAATTTCTGGGCGCAGTCGAAGTGCGTTGGCCTTCCTATTTTCGACTCACCCTCCTCTTGAAGAACGAATTGCTCGCCTGCAGCAATACCGATAG
- a CDS encoding lytic transglycosylase domain-containing protein — MRLLLSTALAFSIVLGCATSPKVVMPPAPKNLPPEFEITERRSPDQMDVLLLDLERQSKDKPTKWWSRYRRAQLWQKDQPQISCGLYSLLSEESEFPLRKMAALRAYQVCEKLSPAVTEVAGLSSSDPEPWMKDLVLDIELDHARLQKNSAREMELLIEKSKLNLPRELKVDYTKEALAIATHLKKSDLVNEYTERLHKLAPRLKPNPDRSDFLEVAYDFRRIRNFPAARKYYFKVITSKRFPAVDKIKALKGVRATYKIERNDKKYLEATKKLAKYTQALFAKKKSQTHTRLYVDAYLLWARTLWTKDQIKGSQQVLKTLAKTVQGRHSLMEAYWIRGRMLEEKQDFANALWWFNKALKEPKTDAELFEKLQWLKAWNLRKIKSFDAAVDQYKELIATTESDFNRYRYMFWLGRTYKDMNQWELSKVVLTQLQSEDPIGYYGIVARRELDQPLSVLSPNAIDGPRTPASLHTLPSPLNEMPDSQFIAWLTAVNEDEVARSYLDEIASGYRKVDPQDAKVWESLFKHYALSGNYLGLFYQLGQMPAAERQQLLVQHPEIVFPTPFDGYVNAAANKYGISAEFIYAIMRQESAFNPRARSPMDAFGLMQLLPEVAAQSAKGTDVEFTQAEDLYIPAVNIPLGSRFLRQLWDKYNGQFIPAVASYNASEDAIAGWLKTRYRGDSLEFIEDIPYEETKSYVKLVMRNMIFYKMQSAQNQSIQFPEWALEL, encoded by the coding sequence ATGCGCTTATTACTTTCCACAGCCTTGGCGTTTTCTATTGTACTTGGGTGTGCCACTTCCCCGAAAGTGGTGATGCCGCCGGCACCGAAAAATCTGCCTCCAGAATTTGAAATCACAGAACGCAGAAGTCCTGATCAAATGGATGTACTTTTACTTGATCTTGAGCGCCAGTCTAAAGATAAACCCACAAAATGGTGGAGCCGCTACCGAAGAGCCCAACTTTGGCAAAAAGACCAGCCCCAAATATCATGCGGGTTATACAGTTTGCTGTCAGAAGAAAGTGAGTTTCCGCTAAGAAAGATGGCAGCCCTACGCGCCTACCAGGTTTGTGAGAAGCTCTCCCCTGCCGTGACCGAGGTGGCCGGATTATCCAGTAGTGATCCTGAACCCTGGATGAAAGATCTCGTGCTCGATATTGAACTTGACCATGCCCGCCTGCAAAAAAACTCAGCTCGTGAAATGGAATTACTCATTGAAAAATCAAAACTCAACCTGCCCCGCGAACTAAAAGTGGACTACACTAAAGAGGCTCTAGCCATTGCAACGCACCTCAAAAAATCAGACCTTGTCAATGAGTACACTGAGCGACTCCACAAATTGGCTCCGCGATTAAAGCCAAACCCCGATCGTAGTGATTTTCTAGAAGTGGCCTATGATTTTCGCCGAATCAGAAATTTCCCAGCAGCTCGGAAGTACTATTTTAAAGTGATCACCTCAAAACGGTTTCCCGCTGTGGACAAAATCAAAGCCCTCAAAGGTGTGCGCGCCACCTACAAGATCGAACGCAACGACAAAAAGTATTTGGAGGCCACAAAAAAATTGGCCAAATACACACAAGCCCTCTTTGCAAAAAAGAAATCGCAAACTCATACCCGACTCTATGTGGATGCCTACTTGTTATGGGCCCGAACTCTATGGACAAAAGATCAAATCAAAGGCTCCCAACAGGTTCTAAAGACATTGGCCAAAACAGTCCAGGGCCGTCACTCGCTAATGGAGGCCTACTGGATACGCGGAAGAATGCTTGAAGAGAAACAAGATTTTGCAAATGCGCTTTGGTGGTTTAATAAAGCCCTTAAAGAACCAAAGACAGACGCAGAACTCTTTGAAAAGTTACAGTGGCTAAAGGCATGGAATTTAAGAAAGATAAAAAGTTTTGACGCCGCTGTGGATCAGTACAAAGAGTTAATCGCCACCACCGAGAGCGATTTTAACCGCTATCGCTATATGTTCTGGCTCGGCCGCACCTATAAAGACATGAACCAGTGGGAATTATCCAAGGTTGTATTGACCCAACTGCAATCTGAAGACCCCATTGGCTACTACGGAATTGTGGCTCGTCGAGAGCTTGACCAACCCCTTTCTGTGCTGTCGCCAAACGCCATCGATGGCCCTCGTACACCGGCCTCACTTCACACATTACCGTCTCCGCTTAACGAAATGCCGGATTCCCAGTTCATCGCTTGGCTGACGGCTGTCAACGAAGACGAAGTGGCGCGCTCTTATCTAGATGAAATTGCCAGTGGGTACAGAAAAGTCGACCCACAAGATGCTAAAGTTTGGGAATCACTTTTTAAACACTATGCTCTTTCAGGTAACTACCTCGGACTTTTTTATCAATTGGGCCAAATGCCCGCAGCAGAACGCCAACAGCTTCTTGTGCAGCACCCAGAAATCGTATTTCCCACACCGTTTGATGGTTACGTGAATGCGGCAGCCAATAAATATGGCATTAGTGCAGAGTTCATCTATGCGATTATGCGCCAGGAATCCGCTTTTAATCCACGCGCTCGAAGCCCCATGGACGCCTTTGGATTGATGCAACTTTTACCCGAGGTAGCAGCCCAATCGGCCAAAGGCACTGATGTGGAATTCACACAAGCTGAAGACCTCTATATTCCGGCCGTCAATATTCCCTTAGGTTCAAGATTCTTAAGGCAACTTTGGGATAAGTATAATGGCCAATTTATACCCGCTGTGGCCTCTTATAATGCCAGCGAAGATGCCATTGCGGGTTGGCTTAAAACCCGTTACCGGGGTGATTCACTGGAATTTATTGAAGACATTCCCTATGAAGAAACCAAAAGCTACGTGAAGCTTGTTATGAGAAACATGATTTTTTATAAAATGCAAAGCGCCCAAAACCAGTCTATCCAGTTTCCTGAATGGGCGCTCGAACTTTAA
- a CDS encoding DUF1275 domain-containing protein has protein sequence MIEIISHPSNRITWALLAFQGGYVNAGGLLCLHLFVSHVTGFSTLFSQEIAAQNYMKSFYFLLVPVFFLLGAFFSSIFTEVRKSRKQPPVYIHILLLLAFIFSLVATFGTYGFFGQFGEPFGDLHDFLLLSLLALSCGAQNAIITHYSGTIVRTTHLTGITTDLGIGLAKYFVSNDKKEGRLNRMRIDLIVAFIVGSLVGVFAFPKLQFSGFFVSAALSLLVGIKLYSSRKSLIPQPKIP, from the coding sequence ATGATCGAAATCATTTCACATCCATCAAATCGCATCACTTGGGCGCTATTGGCCTTTCAAGGTGGGTACGTCAATGCCGGTGGCCTTTTGTGCCTTCATCTTTTCGTCTCCCACGTCACTGGTTTTTCAACACTATTTAGCCAGGAAATTGCCGCCCAGAACTATATGAAGAGTTTTTATTTTTTATTAGTTCCGGTGTTTTTTCTGCTCGGTGCTTTTTTTAGCTCTATCTTTACGGAGGTTCGAAAAAGCAGAAAACAACCTCCCGTTTACATTCACATTTTGTTGTTGTTGGCTTTTATCTTTAGTTTGGTGGCCACCTTTGGCACTTACGGTTTTTTTGGACAGTTTGGAGAACCCTTTGGCGACCTCCATGACTTTTTGCTGTTATCGCTACTAGCGCTATCGTGTGGCGCTCAAAACGCCATCATCACCCACTATTCAGGAACCATCGTCCGAACCACTCACCTCACCGGAATCACCACAGATCTAGGAATAGGTCTTGCGAAATACTTTGTATCTAACGACAAAAAAGAAGGCCGCCTGAATCGAATGCGCATCGATTTGATCGTCGCCTTTATTGTGGGCAGTCTTGTGGGCGTTTTTGCTTTTCCTAAATTGCAGTTTTCAGGGTTTTTCGTGTCAGCTGCATTGAGCCTGCTTGTGGGTATCAAACTGTACAGCTCAAGGAAAAGTCTAATTCCTCAACCCAAGATCCCTTAG